A segment of the Alistipes communis genome:
GCCCAGCGTGTTGCGCACGGCGGCGTGGATGATCTCCCACACGGCCTCCTTGTCGTCGAACTTCACCTCGATTTTCTGGGGATGGACATTGACGTCGATCCGTTCGGGGTCGATCGTAAGGAAGAGGAAATAGGAGGGGAAACAGGTATCGGGAATCAGCTTTTCATAAGCTTTCAGCACCGCCTTGCGCAAGTACTGGTCGCTGAAATAGCGTCCGTTGACGAAGAAGTACTGCTCGGCATTGCTCTTTTTGGCCGCCGCCGGACGCCCCACGAACCCGTCGACACGAACGATCGACGTGTCGGCCGCAACCTCCAGCAGATTGGGTTTGATATGGCGACCCACCACGTCGACGATCCGCCCGGCCAGCGAAGTCGGTTGCAGACGGTATACGGGAACATCATTGTCGTACAACTCGAACGCCACGGCGGGATTGCACAGCGCCACGCGCTGGAATTCGGCCTTGATCTGTTTCGAAGACGCGGTGCTCTTCTCCAAAAACCGCCGTCGCGCCGGTACGTTGTAAAACAGGTTGCGCACGTAGAACTGCGATCCCGCGGGACACATCACCGGCTCCTGGCTCTGGAACTTGCCGCCGTTGACCGACGTCTGCGTACCCACCTCGTCGCCCTCCTGCCGCGTGCGCAGTTCGACCTGTGCGACGGCCGCGATCGAAGCGAGCGCCTCGCCGCGGAAACCGAACGTATGGAGCGCATAGATGTCCTCGACCGAAGCGATCTTGCTCGTGGCATGACGGTCGAAGGCCATGCGGGCATCCATCGGCGACATGCCGCATCCGTCGTCGACGATCTGGATCAACTCGCGGCCGCCGTCGCGCGCATTGACCGTCACGGTATGCGCACCGGCGTCGATCGCATTCTCCATCATCTCCTTCACCACCGACGACGGACGGTTGACCACTTCGCCTGCGGCGATCTGGTTGGCTACGACGTCGGGCAGGAGTTTGATTCGGTCGGCCATACGCTCCTATCGCCCCTCGTAGTCGTTAGGTACCACCGTGATCGGCATCTGCTGCCACTCCACGTCGCTGATGCCCGACTGGTCGAGGTCGGAGACGGCAGCCCGCGATTCGACCGCAGCCGGGACAGCCGGCGCCACACCCCGCCGCATCATCGACGTCAACTTGGGATAGATCACCACGAAGAAGAGCAAAAGCACCACGATGCCCGTGAGCAGCACACCGAAACGCCGCTTCGAACGCGTGCTGCGCTCCGCCTCGCGCCGTGCGGCACGCGCCGTGCGGGCCGTGCGCACATACTGCCCGGGCACATACTCGTGCTTGGCATGCTCGGGACTCTCGCCGAGCAGCTCGGCACGACGCTGCGCCCGACGCTCCTCTTCGGGATCGTAGTAACGCGGAATATAGTTGAACTTGTTGGCGTGTTTCTTAAAGGGCGAAAAACCTAACATGGCGACTCGTGTTTTGGGCGAAGTTACGAATTTTTACTGGAAAAAGTTCTTCATCCGCTCGAAGATGTTCTGGTTCTTGACCGATTCCGCCTTTGCGAACGACGGTTGCCCGGCCAACTGTTCGACAAGGCGCTTCTCCTCGGCGGAGAGTTTGGCCGGAACGGTGATGTCGACTACCACCAGCAAATCGCCCGTCCCGTAGCCGTTGACGTCGGGCAGTCCCTTCCCGCGCAGACGGAGGACCTTGCCGGCGTGCGTACCGGGGTCGATCTTGATCTTCACACGGCCGTCGACCGTAGGAATCTCCACCGAACCGCCGAGCAATGCCGTCGGAACGGTAATATTGAGGTTGTGGATCAGATCGTTGCCGTCGCGTACCAGTTCGGGGTTGCGCTCCTCGTCGATCACTACCAGCAGATCGCCGTTCACGCCGCCCTGACGCGCGGCATTGCCTTTGCCGGCAACGGTCAGCACCATTCCTTCGCCCACGCCGGCCGGAATGCGTATCTCGACGACCTCCTCGCCGCGCACGACGCCTTCGCCGCCGCACTTGTCGCACTTGGAGGTGATGACCTTGCCCGTACCGCCGCAGGTAGGGCAGACGCTCTGCGTCTGCATCCGTCCGAAAAAGGTATTCTCCACGCGGGTCACGTACCCCGATCCGTTACAAGTCGGGCAGGTCGAATAGGCGTTGGAATCCTTGGCGCCCGATCCGCCGCATTTGTCGCAGGCGACGAGCTTCGAAATCTTGAGCTTCTTGGTGGTTCCTTTGGCGATTTCGGCCAACGTCAGTTTCACGCGCACGCGCAGATCGGAACCCTTGTTGACCCGCTGGCTGCGCTGCCCGCGGCCGCTCCCCGAAAAGCCCGAAAAGCCGCCGCTGAAATGACCGCCGAAAATATCGCCGAACTGCGAGAAGATGTCCTCCATCGAGAATCCGCCGCCCGAAAAGCCGCCGAATCCGCCGCCGGCACCCGCCGCACCGCTCATTCCCGCATGACCGAACTGGTCGTAACGGGCGCGCTTGTCGGGGTTCGACAACACGTCGTATGCCTCGGCGGCCTCCTTGAATTTCTCCTCGGCCTCCTTGTCTCCCGGATTCTTGTCGGGATGATACTTGATGGCCGCCTTGCGGTAGGCCTTCTTTATCTCATCGGCGTTGGCGTTCTTCCCGACGCCCAACACCTCGTAATAATCGCGTTTTTCTGCCATAATCTTCGGATTCTACCCCGATTCCATTCTTCATTTATCCAGTTTCGACGGCGCGGCCTACTCGCCTACGACGACCTTCGCGAAACGAAGCACCTTGTCACGCAACCGATAGCCTTTCTGCACCACGTCGACAATCTTGCCGCGCTGCTCTTCGCCGGCCTGAAATCGCGCCACCGCCTCGTGGTGATCGGTGTCCAGTTCGAGCCCCTTGGCTTCGATCTCGCTCACGCCGCACGAGCGGAGCACTTCGTGAAACTTCTGCGCGATCAACCCGACGCCTGCGCGCAGCGCCTCGATGTCGTCGCTTCCCGCCATCGCCTCCACCGCACGATCCATATCGTCGGCCACGGGCAGCATCGCCTTGATTACGTCCGCCCCGCCCCGTTCGACCAACTCCATCTTCTCGCGCAGCGTACGCTTGCGATAGTTGTCGAATTCGGCCTGCAAACGCAGGTATTTGTCCTGCCATTCGGCGATCCGACGCTCCAATTCGGGCGCCAGCTGCTCGCTGCCGCCCGCTTCGACACCCGACTCCTCGCCGGTCTCGCCCGAAGCGGCACCGTCCGACGGTCCCTCGTCGCCCGTCGGCGTCGCGTCTGTCATTGTGTCAGTAGCCACGCCGTCGTCGCCTGACACATTGGCGCACGGCTGGCCGTCGCACGAAGGGTATCCTTCGCCCGGAGCAAAGCCCTCGTCACCGCCAATCGCCTCATTGTAAATCTCTTCCTTTTTCATATCTCTTTGTTTTGTATTTCGGTTCTTCTCTATCGCGCAAATTGTATACCAAGCGCCGGCTACCCCAGAATGAAGATCGCCGGACGCCTGTTCAGCTCCGGCAGCCGCGACCGCCGCCAGTCGGCGACGCTGCGCGTGAGGATCGTCTCCCCCGGTGCGGTAAGGTCGCAGGCGACGGTCAGCATCGTCTGCGGCGCGCAGAGCTGCAAGAGTTGTTCGGCCAGCTTCACGTTGCGGTAAGGCGTCTCGATGAAGAGCTGCGCCTGTCCCTCGCGGGCGCGCCGCTCGAAAGCGCGGATCGCCCGCGCCCGTTCGTCGGGTTTGACGGGCAGGTAGCCGTTGAAGGCGAACGACTGCCCGTTGAGTCCCGAAGCCATCATCGCCAGCAGAATCGACGAAGGGCCCACCAGCGGCACGACGCGGATGCCGCGCCGGTGGCACAACGCCACCACCAGCGCCCCCGGATCGGCCACGCCCGGCACGCCCGCCTCCGAGATGACGCCTGCCGAACGGCCCGCCGCAATCGGCGCCACCAGCTCCTCCACCTCGCAGCCTGCGACCGTATGCTCGTTCAGCTCCCTGAACTCCAACTCCTCGATCGGCCTTCCCAACTTCGCCTTCGACAGAAAACGCCGCGCCGAACGGGTATTTTCGACGATGAAGTAATCCAGCGAGGCCATCACCGCACGGTTGGCGGCAGGCAGCACGTCCCACACGTCGCCCTCTTCGGCGATCGGACAGGGAATCAGGTAGAGCGTTCCGGGCATGACAGACGACTATTCTTTGAGATAAATCCGTTTCACGCGGCCTGCGACCGACGTGAGTATTTCATAGGGAATCGTGCCGAGCACCTCGGCCATCGCCTCGGGCGTATTGCCCGCCGCAGGCGAGAAGACCACCGCTTCGTCACCCTCGGCGACCCCGTCGATGTCGGTGACGTCGATCATGCAGCTGTCCATGCAGACGCGCCCCACGATCGGCGCCGGCCGGCCCTTCACACGCATCGACCAGGCACCGCAACCCAGATGGCGATCCAGTCCGTCGGCATAGCCGATCGGCACGGTGGCCGTCACCGTCGGCCGCGACAACACCCCCGCACGGCCGTAGCCCACCGTCTCCGTCGGAGCCAGCCGCTTGATCTGCACGATGCGGGTGCGCAGCGTCGAGACGGGACGCAGCGCCGCGTTGTGCTCGAATCCGAAGCCGTAAAGCCCCAGCCCCAGCCGGCACATGTCGTACTGCGCTTCGGGAAAACGCTCGATCGCGGCCGAATTGGCCGTATGACGCAGGACGGGATAGGGCAACGCCTCCGCGATGCGGCTGCTCATGCGGTCGAAACGCGCGATCTGCAACCGCGTGAAATCGTCCTGCGCGGGATCGTCCGACGTACAGAAGTGCGCGAAGACGCTCGCCACACGCACCGTCCGCCCGCAACGGGCGAGCGCATCGAGCAGCGCAGGCAACTCCTCCTCCACGAAGCCCAGACGATGCATTCCCGTATCGAGCTTGACGTGGATCGGATAACGCTGTTCGCCGTAACGTTCGACCGCCGCAGCGAACTCATGGAGCGACCGCAGGCTGTAAATCTCCGGTTCGAGCCGGTTGGCCGCCATCGCGTCGAAACTGTCGGCATCGGCGTTGAGTACCACGACGGGCATCGTGATGCCCCGCTCGCGCAACAACACACCCTCGTCGGCGAACGCCACGGCCAGATAGTCGACGCCCTGATGTTGCAACAGCTGCGCAACCTCGAAATCGCCGGCTCCGTAGCTCGCGGCCTTGACCATCGCCACGAGCCGCACGCCCGGCCGCAAATGCGACCGGAAATAGTTCAGGTTGTGGGTCATGGCATCCAGATCGACTTCGAGCACCGTCGTGTGGCTCTTGCGCGAGAGCGCATGTTCCAGCTTCTCGAACCGGCTGTCGCGGTTGCCTTTGAGCAACACGGCGCGTCCCGCGATGTCGGCGCGGTCGATGCGCCGCAGATAGTCGTCGGTCGAGGCATAGAAGGCCTTGTCGCAGACGAAACGCTCCGCCTGCGCCTGCAACTTCGGGCCGATGCCGACGAATCGCCCCACGCCCGCCGCCGCGACCATCGCCGCCACGCGCGCATAGAGTTCGTCGTCGTCCATACCGCTTTGCAGGATGTCGGACAGGATCAGCGTCGTGGGCCGTCCCGCCGCCACGCCGTGCAGATAGTCCAGCGCGATGGCCAGCGAATTGATGTCGGAATTGTAGGCGTCGTCGACCAGCAGCGAGTCGTTGATCCCCTCTTTCACTTCGAGCCGCATCGCAACGCGCTGCAACCGCCCGAAATCGGGAGCCGGCTCCCCCGCCACCCGCCAGAAGGCCGCCACCAGCTGCGAATTGCGCTCCGAAGCCGCGTCGGCCAGTCCGCCGCCCGCCTCCGCCGCCGCATCGTGGAGTTCGTGCCCCGCGGC
Coding sequences within it:
- the dnaJ gene encoding molecular chaperone DnaJ; the encoded protein is MAEKRDYYEVLGVGKNANADEIKKAYRKAAIKYHPDKNPGDKEAEEKFKEAAEAYDVLSNPDKRARYDQFGHAGMSGAAGAGGGFGGFSGGGFSMEDIFSQFGDIFGGHFSGGFSGFSGSGRGQRSQRVNKGSDLRVRVKLTLAEIAKGTTKKLKISKLVACDKCGGSGAKDSNAYSTCPTCNGSGYVTRVENTFFGRMQTQSVCPTCGGTGKVITSKCDKCGGEGVVRGEEVVEIRIPAGVGEGMVLTVAGKGNAARQGGVNGDLLVVIDEERNPELVRDGNDLIHNLNITVPTALLGGSVEIPTVDGRVKIKIDPGTHAGKVLRLRGKGLPDVNGYGTGDLLVVVDITVPAKLSAEEKRLVEQLAGQPSFAKAESVKNQNIFERMKNFFQ
- a CDS encoding nucleotide exchange factor GrpE, with the translated sequence MKKEEIYNEAIGGDEGFAPGEGYPSCDGQPCANVSGDDGVATDTMTDATPTGDEGPSDGAASGETGEESGVEAGGSEQLAPELERRIAEWQDKYLRLQAEFDNYRKRTLREKMELVERGGADVIKAMLPVADDMDRAVEAMAGSDDIEALRAGVGLIAQKFHEVLRSCGVSEIEAKGLELDTDHHEAVARFQAGEEQRGKIVDVVQKGYRLRDKVLRFAKVVVGE
- a CDS encoding SAM-dependent methyltransferase, with the translated sequence MPGTLYLIPCPIAEEGDVWDVLPAANRAVMASLDYFIVENTRSARRFLSKAKLGRPIEELEFRELNEHTVAGCEVEELVAPIAAGRSAGVISEAGVPGVADPGALVVALCHRRGIRVVPLVGPSSILLAMMASGLNGQSFAFNGYLPVKPDERARAIRAFERRAREGQAQLFIETPYRNVKLAEQLLQLCAPQTMLTVACDLTAPGETILTRSVADWRRSRLPELNRRPAIFILG
- the alr gene encoding alanine racemase, which encodes MNYTLSEIARICGGTFTGENRRVTEVVTDSRSCGMPAAPLFVAMCGARHDSHDFVDGMYARGVRAFLVERPLDERDGAGYVVVGNAIDALQRLAADWRRRFGGTVVGITGSNGKTVVKEWIAQTAPDGVKLFRSPRSYNSQLGAALSLLMIEGDERFALIEAGISQPGEMARLERMISPDVVLFTSLGDAHQEHFASVEEKCAEKLLLALHAPKIIYHSAYEPLTSMLREVYAAGHELHDAAAEAGGGLADAASERNSQLVAAFWRVAGEPAPDFGRLQRVAMRLEVKEGINDSLLVDDAYNSDINSLAIALDYLHGVAAGRPTTLILSDILQSGMDDDELYARVAAMVAAAGVGRFVGIGPKLQAQAERFVCDKAFYASTDDYLRRIDRADIAGRAVLLKGNRDSRFEKLEHALSRKSHTTVLEVDLDAMTHNLNYFRSHLRPGVRLVAMVKAASYGAGDFEVAQLLQHQGVDYLAVAFADEGVLLRERGITMPVVVLNADADSFDAMAANRLEPEIYSLRSLHEFAAAVERYGEQRYPIHVKLDTGMHRLGFVEEELPALLDALARCGRTVRVASVFAHFCTSDDPAQDDFTRLQIARFDRMSSRIAEALPYPVLRHTANSAAIERFPEAQYDMCRLGLGLYGFGFEHNAALRPVSTLRTRIVQIKRLAPTETVGYGRAGVLSRPTVTATVPIGYADGLDRHLGCGAWSMRVKGRPAPIVGRVCMDSCMIDVTDIDGVAEGDEAVVFSPAAGNTPEAMAEVLGTIPYEILTSVAGRVKRIYLKE